One genomic region from Cryptococcus gattii WM276 chromosome C, complete sequence encodes:
- a CDS encoding uncharacterized protein (Similar to TIGR gene model, INSD accession AAW42490.1), with protein sequence MPSLPARLLGRRALLPPRIQLRALHHAVLPLPPAAPPPTALSALASRLALPPSAPLHAALLACLTHPSYRSQQLDSAELAAQTNELLATLGNSLLGLFASEHLSAVYPYLPTKPLQHAVTAYVGPASCLSVARSLGVAVQGGGNTGLPGLGAGSSSAGVAVRWSKTALAERNWRDTRGEAAQGPLKVPVGKRFKKYIKEEDQDVTVQARRETHEDVVASAVRAFVGLIYQEQGIHAARAFTHAHFLSRALDLSSLITPTNPMQTLSSVVSSHLSSTAGVPASSSHTLIQPRLLASTGTASQAPLFLIGLFLPSGIKLAEGHGSSKAMAQHRAAVNALQSIFFMRGDQESAQVLGIKGLGKPVGEFGEGLPSSAHEEWVFDDGKVVKGEEERSFEGVEWGGKEVLPGSRR encoded by the exons ATGCCCTCCCTCCCCGCCCGCCTCCTCGGCCGCCGCGCCCTCCTCCCCCCGCGCATACAGCTCCGCGCCCTCCACCACGCAGTgctccccctcccccccgCCGCCCCCCCGCCCACCGCCCTCTCCGCGCTCGCATCACGCCTCGCCCTCCCCCCCTCCGCCCCCCTCCACGCCGCGCTCCTGGCATGTCTCACCCACCCCTCGTACCGCAGCCAGCAACTGGACAGCGCGGAACTCGCCGCCCAAACAAACGAGCTCCTCGCCACGCTCGGCAACTCCCTCCTCGGCCTCTTCGCCTCCGAGCACCTCTCCGCCGTCTACCCATACCTCCCCACAAAACCGCTCCAGCACGCAGTCACCGCCTACGTCGGCCCAGCCTCCTGTCTCTCCGTCGCCCGCTCCCTTGGCGTCGCCGTCCAGGGTGGTGGTAACACCGGTCTGCCAGGATTAGGGGCTGGCTCCAGCAGTGCGGGTGTTGCCGTCAGGTGGAGCAAGACGGCGCTCGCAGAGAGAAACTGGAGGGATACGAGGGGCGAGGCTGCACAGGGTCCGCTGAAGGTTCCCGTCGGCAAGAGGTTCAAAAAGTATATCAAGGAGGAAGACCAGGATGTGACCGTTCAGGCCCGGAGGGAGACGCATGAGGATGTTGTTGCCAGCGCAGTGCGGGCATTCGTCGGATTAATCTACCAAGAACAG GGTATCCATGCCGCCCGAGCATTCACCCACGCCCACTTCCTCTCTCGAGCACTCGACCTTTCTTCCCTCATCACTCCCACCAACCCCATGCAAACGCTCTCCTCTGTTGTCTCCTCCCACCTGTCCTCCACCGCCGGCGTCCCCGCATCCTCTTCGCACACACTCATCCAGCCCCGCTTACTCGCTTCCACCGGTACCGCCTCTCAAGCGCCCTTGTTCCTTATCGGCCTCTTCCTGCCGTCAGGTATCAAGCTCGCCGAGGGACATGGATCAAGTAAAGCCATGGCGCAACATCGAGCGGCTGTAAATGCCCTCCAAAGTATTTTCTTTATGCGTGGCGATCAGGAGAGTGCCCAAGTATTGGGTATCAAAGGGTTGGGCAAGCCTGTTGGAGAGTTTGGGGAAGGTTTACCTTCTTCCGCGCACGAAGAATGGGTGTTTGATGATGGCAAGGTTGTAAagggtgaagaagagaggtCATTCGAAGGTGTCGAATGGGGAGGCAAAGAGGTTTTGCCAGGAAGCAGACGGTAG
- a CDS encoding endoplasmic reticulum protein, putative (Similar to TIGR gene model, INSD accession AAW42492.1) — protein MSITRAVAQRSLRTLASSAQPRAPLAAKRALSTARPLRMVVSQARYDAADRRPSQWAKNPIVSYEELKPITQQPSDNILLVDVREPDEVALGSIPSAVNLPLSKLKDALDYHFNPGDFQREFAFSKPQPEQNIIFFCRSGRRSASAAEIANEKGYKNVRNYVGSWLDWSKREGQDKDDE, from the exons ATGTCCATCACCCGCGCTGTCGCACAACGCTCTCTCCGCACCCTCGCCTCCTCTGCTCAGCCCAGAGCTCCCCTCGCCGCCAAAAGGGCCCTTTCCACCGCCCGCCCGCTCAGGATGGTCGTCTCCCAAGCCAGGTACGACGCTGCAGACCGCAGGCCTTCACAGTGGGCCAAGAACCCCATCGTCTCGTACGAGGAGTTGAAGCCCATTACCCAGCAGCCTTCTGAT AACATCCTTTTGGTGGACGTGCGGGAACCTGACGAGGTCGCTCTTGGGTCAATTCCCTCTGCGGTCAACTTGCCCCTGTCCAAGCTCAAGGACGCTTTGGACTACCATTTCAACCCCGGAGACTTTCAAAGG GAATTCGCCTTTTCCAAGCCCCAGCCAGAGCAGAATATCATCTTTTTCTGCCGTTCCGGCAGGCGTTCTGCCTCGGCGGCTGAGATTGCCAACGAGAAGGGGTATAAGAACGTGAGGAACTATGTCGGAAGCTGGTTGGACTGGTCCAAGCGCGAGGGCCAGGACAAGGACGACGAGTaa